A single genomic interval of Adhaeribacter pallidiroseus harbors:
- a CDS encoding acetyl-CoA carboxylase biotin carboxyl carrier protein subunit, with the protein MLQVKTANGKVWQVDIKKDVILVDNSSFSWDLVPLGLNRFHIIYNHQSFNAELIKADYAAKTFTIKVNGFLHELALQDRFDLLLEKMGMSQVNSKKINEVKAPMPGLILDIKVSVGQEVKKGDPLVILEAMKMENILKSPDDGTVKAIKVAVRQNVEKNQVILEF; encoded by the coding sequence ATGCTACAAGTAAAAACTGCTAACGGAAAAGTATGGCAGGTTGATATTAAAAAAGACGTAATACTTGTAGATAATTCCTCTTTTTCTTGGGATCTGGTGCCCCTTGGTTTAAACCGTTTTCATATTATTTATAACCATCAATCTTTTAACGCTGAGTTAATTAAAGCTGATTACGCTGCTAAAACATTCACAATTAAAGTGAATGGTTTTTTGCACGAATTAGCTTTGCAAGATCGCTTTGATCTGCTTCTGGAAAAAATGGGCATGAGCCAGGTTAATTCCAAGAAAATTAACGAAGTAAAAGCGCCTATGCCGGGTTTAATCCTGGATATAAAAGTATCGGTTGGTCAGGAAGTAAAAAAAGGCGATCCACTGGTAATTTTAGAAGCCATGAAAATGGAAAATATTTTAAAATCGCCGGACGATGGTACAGTAAAGGCTATCAAAGTGGCGGTACGCCAGAACGTAGAAAAGAATCAGGTAATTCTGGAATTTTAA
- the pyrH gene encoding UMP kinase, whose protein sequence is MKYKRILLKLSGEALMGEQQYGIDTKRLIQYAHEIKSAAELGAEIAVVIGGGNIYRGSQAESMGLDRVQGDYMGMLATVINSMALQSALEKEGITTRLLSGINIQQVCEPYIRRRAMRHLEKGRVVIFGAGIGSPYFTTDSAASLRAVEIEADVVLKGTRVDGIYTADPEKNPDAVRFTHLTFQDVFEKNLNVMDMTAFTLCKENDLPIIVFDMNRAGNLRRILEGDDSVGTLVSS, encoded by the coding sequence ATGAAATACAAACGAATTCTTTTAAAACTAAGTGGTGAAGCGCTCATGGGCGAGCAACAATATGGCATCGACACCAAACGATTGATCCAATATGCGCACGAAATTAAAAGTGCTGCTGAACTAGGTGCCGAGATAGCTGTAGTAATTGGGGGTGGTAACATTTACCGGGGCTCCCAAGCCGAATCCATGGGATTAGATCGGGTACAAGGCGATTATATGGGTATGTTGGCCACCGTAATTAACAGCATGGCGCTGCAAAGTGCGCTCGAAAAAGAAGGCATTACCACCCGTTTACTTTCCGGCATTAACATTCAACAAGTTTGTGAGCCGTACATCCGGCGGCGGGCCATGCGCCACCTTGAAAAAGGCCGGGTTGTAATCTTTGGCGCGGGTATTGGTAGCCCGTACTTTACCACCGACTCAGCGGCAAGTTTGCGGGCCGTAGAAATTGAAGCCGATGTAGTTTTAAAAGGAACCCGGGTAGACGGAATTTACACCGCCGATCCGGAAAAAAACCCGGATGCCGTTCGTTTTACACACCTTACTTTTCAGGATGTTTTTGAAAAAAATCTGAACGTCATGGACATGACAGCTTTTACCCTTTGCAAAGAAAACGACTTACCTATTATTGTCTTCGATATGAATCGGGCTGGTAATTTACGACGTATTTTAGAAGGCGACGATTCGGTGGGAACTCTAGTATCTTCCTGA
- the frr gene encoding ribosome recycling factor — MEEEIQFYLSEAEESMAKALQHTSIELSKIRAGKASPAMIEDLKVDYYGTATPISQVANISTPDTRTLLIKPWEKNMLGEINKAIKNSDLGLNPLQEADAVRLNIPALTEQRRRDLVKQAKGEGESGKVRVRNIRKDVNESLRKLLKEGAAEDAIKDAEVKVQKLTDSYIVKVDDLLSKKETEIMTI; from the coding sequence ATGGAAGAAGAAATTCAGTTTTATCTCAGCGAAGCAGAAGAATCGATGGCAAAAGCTTTGCAGCACACCAGCATTGAATTAAGTAAAATCCGGGCGGGTAAAGCTTCGCCAGCCATGATTGAAGATTTAAAAGTAGATTATTACGGCACGGCCACTCCCATTTCGCAAGTAGCCAATATTAGCACGCCCGATACCCGTACCTTATTAATTAAACCTTGGGAAAAAAATATGCTGGGCGAAATTAACAAAGCGATTAAAAATAGCGATTTGGGACTAAACCCCTTACAAGAAGCCGATGCTGTACGTTTAAATATTCCGGCCTTAACCGAACAACGTCGCCGGGATTTAGTAAAACAAGCGAAAGGTGAAGGCGAAAGCGGCAAAGTACGGGTGCGTAATATTCGCAAAGATGTTAATGAATCACTTCGCAAGCTTTTAAAAGAAGGAGCTGCCGAAGACGCGATTAAAGATGCGGAGGTTAAAGTACAAAAACTGACCGATTCCTACATTGTAAAGGTAGATGATTTACTAAGCAAGAAAGAAACCGAAATAATGACTATTTGA
- a CDS encoding alpha amylase C-terminal domain-containing protein — MEEIENTPQLVKDDGWLSPFAPDIIERQNQFNLTLEQIQQQYGSLRHFANQHQYLGINYDAKNEGWWYREWAPAARQLFLIGDFNDWNRQSHSLQKNAQGIWEIFLPDQEYASRFGHQTKVKVHVDAANGRLDRIPPYIRRAVQDPVSYDFAGQVWLPEEPFIWTDEAFAVSTITEPVIYECHVGMAQEKEGVGTYREFADEILPRIARGGYNCLQLMAVMEHPYYGSFGYHVSNFFSPTSRFGSPEDLKYLVNEAHQLGMAVIMDVVHSHAVKNVAEGLANFDGSDDQYFHSGPQGFHPGWDSRLFNYGKPEVRQFLLSNLKYWLEEFHFDGFRFDGVTSMLYLHHGEGVAFDNYSKYFQEGVDNDAILYLQLATSLVQEVKPGAICIAEDMSGMPGLCRPIDHGGVGFDYRLGMGIPDYWIKLLKHTRDEDWNIYEMWGVLTNRRYLEKTIAYAESHDQALVGDKTLAFWLMDKEMYFHMSVDDPNLVIDRGIALHKLIRLITISLGGEGYLNFIGNEFGHPEWVDFPREGNNWSHKHARRQWSLIDNPNLKYKFMGNFDRAMIKTILQNHVLAAPQAQQLNMDTANNIIAFERANLIFVFNFSIQNSLFGYTFTVPQPGTYQLILTSDEADFGGFNRIDTSIEYFTYEEEGVSKLRIYSTNRTALVFKKK; from the coding sequence ATGGAAGAAATAGAAAACACGCCCCAATTAGTAAAAGATGATGGTTGGCTTAGTCCTTTTGCCCCAGATATAATAGAGCGTCAAAATCAGTTTAATCTAACTTTAGAGCAAATACAGCAGCAATACGGTTCCCTCCGCCATTTTGCAAATCAGCACCAGTATCTCGGTATTAACTACGATGCTAAAAACGAAGGTTGGTGGTACCGCGAATGGGCGCCGGCGGCTAGGCAACTCTTCCTGATTGGTGATTTTAACGATTGGAACCGCCAATCGCACTCTTTGCAGAAGAACGCCCAAGGTATTTGGGAAATTTTTTTACCCGATCAGGAATATGCCAGCCGGTTTGGCCACCAAACAAAAGTAAAAGTACACGTTGATGCTGCCAACGGAAGACTCGATCGAATTCCACCTTATATCCGGCGCGCGGTTCAGGACCCGGTGAGTTATGATTTTGCCGGTCAGGTTTGGTTACCCGAAGAACCGTTTATCTGGACCGACGAAGCTTTTGCTGTCTCCACTATTACCGAACCCGTCATTTATGAATGCCATGTGGGTATGGCGCAGGAAAAAGAAGGCGTAGGTACCTACCGCGAGTTTGCCGACGAAATTTTACCCCGCATTGCCCGGGGTGGTTATAATTGCCTCCAACTTATGGCCGTCATGGAACATCCGTACTACGGTTCGTTTGGCTACCATGTCTCTAACTTTTTTTCACCGACTTCCCGTTTTGGCTCGCCCGAAGATTTAAAATATTTAGTTAACGAAGCACATCAGCTCGGCATGGCCGTTATTATGGATGTAGTCCATTCGCACGCGGTAAAAAATGTGGCCGAAGGTTTAGCTAACTTCGATGGGTCCGATGACCAATATTTTCATTCGGGGCCGCAAGGTTTCCACCCAGGTTGGGATTCCCGGTTATTTAATTATGGCAAACCCGAAGTTCGGCAATTTTTATTATCAAATTTAAAATACTGGCTCGAAGAATTTCACTTCGATGGCTTCCGTTTCGATGGCGTTACTTCTATGCTCTATCTGCATCACGGCGAAGGCGTAGCTTTTGATAATTATAGTAAATATTTCCAGGAAGGCGTAGATAACGATGCTATTTTGTACCTGCAGTTAGCCACCAGTCTGGTACAGGAAGTAAAACCCGGAGCTATTTGTATTGCCGAAGACATGAGCGGGATGCCGGGCCTTTGCCGACCCATCGACCACGGAGGCGTTGGTTTTGATTACCGGTTGGGTATGGGAATACCGGATTATTGGATTAAATTATTAAAACACACTCGCGACGAAGATTGGAATATTTATGAAATGTGGGGCGTATTGACCAATCGGCGTTACCTCGAAAAAACCATTGCCTACGCCGAATCGCACGACCAAGCTTTAGTGGGTGATAAAACGCTGGCCTTTTGGCTCATGGATAAAGAAATGTACTTTCACATGAGTGTAGATGATCCTAATTTAGTTATCGACCGGGGCATTGCCTTGCATAAACTAATCCGGTTAATTACTATTTCCTTAGGCGGCGAAGGTTATTTAAACTTTATCGGTAATGAATTCGGGCATCCCGAGTGGGTGGATTTTCCACGGGAAGGTAATAACTGGAGCCATAAACACGCCCGCCGGCAATGGTCGCTGATTGATAACCCTAATTTAAAATACAAGTTTATGGGTAATTTTGATCGGGCAATGATTAAAACTATTCTGCAAAACCATGTTTTAGCTGCACCACAGGCGCAACAACTTAACATGGACACCGCAAATAATATTATTGCTTTTGAGCGGGCCAACTTAATCTTTGTTTTTAACTTTAGTATTCAAAATTCCCTATTCGGCTATACTTTTACAGTACCGCAACCCGGAACTTACCAACTTATCCTTACTTCTGATGAGGCTGATTTTGGGGGATTTAACCGCATCGATACCAGCATAGAATATTTCACTTACGAAGAAGAAGGCGTTTCTAAATTACGCATTTACAGTACCAATCGCACCGCACTGGTATTTAAAAAGAAGTAA
- a CDS encoding gluconate 2-dehydrogenase subunit 3 family protein, which translates to MDRREAMLRVAALMGSAISAPLLSGLLYSCETKTSNNQDTKTTTLVSDKHKAMIQEITEIIIPATSTPGAKEAKVPEYVLIMLADCYPEKDQQRFFKGLDTLDERAKQAHGTEFLDCKPEQQLALLNKEDALAKAERDEQNRIKAQAKTREEKEKEVEPSFFSMMKEMTLVGYFTSEPGATKALAYVHVPGRFEGCTPLTPGQKGWAT; encoded by the coding sequence ATGGACAGAAGAGAAGCTATGCTGCGAGTGGCTGCTTTAATGGGTAGTGCCATTTCCGCTCCGCTCCTATCCGGCCTGTTGTACAGTTGCGAAACTAAAACCAGCAACAACCAAGACACTAAAACCACTACCCTTGTCTCGGATAAGCATAAGGCCATGATTCAGGAAATCACCGAAATTATTATTCCGGCTACCAGTACTCCTGGTGCTAAAGAAGCCAAAGTACCGGAATATGTGTTAATTATGTTGGCTGATTGCTATCCGGAAAAAGACCAGCAACGGTTTTTTAAAGGTTTAGATACCCTGGACGAACGCGCCAAACAAGCGCACGGCACCGAATTCCTGGACTGCAAACCTGAACAGCAATTGGCTTTACTAAACAAAGAAGATGCTTTAGCCAAAGCCGAACGTGACGAGCAAAACAGAATAAAAGCCCAGGCTAAAACGCGGGAAGAAAAAGAGAAAGAAGTGGAGCCCTCCTTCTTTTCAATGATGAAGGAAATGACTTTAGTAGGTTATTTTACTTCGGAACCAGGCGCCACCAAAGCTTTGGCCTACGTGCACGTACCGGGCCGGTTTGAAGGTTGTACCCCCCTGACACCGGGCCAAAAAGGTTGGGCTACTTAA
- a CDS encoding GMC oxidoreductase, giving the protein MNINGKAKEQNTYDAIVIGSGISGGWAAKELTEKGLKVLLLERGRNVEHVKDYTTAMKHPWEFAHRGKITLAQKETHPYLSRDYPYNETNESFWINDNDAPYSEKKRFDWYRGNIVGGKSIMWGRQSYRLADLDFEANAKQSIGVDWPIRYKDIAPWYDYVEKFAGISGAKENIPHLPDGEFLPPMELNCVEKDVKKHIESKFKGRHLTIGRVANLTQPHNGRASCQYRNLCSRGCPYGAYFSTQASTLPAAMKTGNLTLQPHSLVSNIIFDEKLNKATGVTVINTQTSATTDYFAKIIFVNGSTLGTTFVLLNSISNRFPNGLGSSSGQLGHNLMDHHFRIGATGEAEGFDDQYYYGRRANGIYIPRFRNLGDEKRDYVRGFGYQGGASRDSWMRGVAEMGIGANFKDELSKPGQWKMNLTGFGECLPYYENQVLLNKETKDKWGLPTLDIDAEFKDNEMKMRKDMMNDAAEMLEAAGLKNVTTYDNGSYPGMAIHEMGTARMGRDPKTSVLNAFNQLHEVKNVFVTDGACMTSAACQNPSLTYMALTARAADFAVKELKKGNIA; this is encoded by the coding sequence ATGAATATAAACGGTAAAGCAAAAGAACAAAATACCTATGACGCCATCGTTATTGGTTCCGGCATCAGTGGTGGCTGGGCTGCCAAAGAACTCACCGAAAAGGGTTTAAAAGTGTTATTACTCGAACGGGGCCGTAATGTGGAGCACGTAAAAGATTATACCACCGCCATGAAACACCCCTGGGAATTTGCCCACCGGGGTAAAATTACTTTAGCCCAAAAAGAAACCCATCCTTATTTAAGCCGGGATTATCCTTATAACGAAACCAACGAAAGTTTCTGGATAAACGATAATGATGCGCCTTACAGCGAAAAAAAACGGTTTGATTGGTACCGCGGTAATATTGTGGGTGGCAAATCGATTATGTGGGGCCGGCAATCTTACCGGCTTGCTGACCTGGATTTTGAAGCCAACGCCAAACAAAGTATCGGAGTAGATTGGCCCATCCGGTATAAAGATATAGCGCCTTGGTACGATTACGTTGAAAAATTTGCGGGTATTAGCGGCGCCAAAGAAAATATCCCGCATTTGCCGGATGGCGAGTTTTTACCCCCCATGGAACTCAACTGCGTAGAGAAAGATGTAAAAAAACACATCGAATCTAAGTTCAAAGGCCGGCATTTGACTATCGGGCGGGTAGCTAACTTAACGCAGCCGCACAATGGACGGGCCTCGTGCCAATACCGGAACTTATGTAGCCGCGGTTGCCCCTACGGCGCTTATTTCAGTACGCAGGCTTCTACCCTGCCCGCTGCCATGAAAACGGGTAACCTTACCCTACAGCCACACTCGCTGGTGAGTAACATTATCTTCGATGAAAAATTAAATAAAGCTACCGGCGTAACGGTAATTAATACCCAAACCAGTGCCACCACTGATTACTTTGCCAAAATTATTTTTGTAAACGGTTCAACTTTAGGTACTACTTTCGTTCTGCTCAATTCTATTTCAAATCGTTTCCCCAATGGTTTAGGTAGTTCCAGCGGTCAGTTAGGCCATAATTTAATGGATCATCATTTCCGGATTGGGGCCACCGGCGAAGCCGAAGGTTTTGATGATCAATATTACTACGGTCGTCGTGCAAACGGCATCTATATTCCGCGTTTTAGAAACTTAGGTGATGAAAAACGCGATTACGTTCGGGGCTTTGGTTACCAGGGCGGGGCCAGCCGGGATAGTTGGATGCGTGGAGTAGCCGAAATGGGTATTGGCGCTAACTTTAAAGATGAGCTTTCGAAGCCTGGCCAGTGGAAGATGAACTTAACCGGCTTTGGTGAATGCCTGCCGTATTACGAAAATCAGGTACTCTTAAATAAAGAGACAAAAGATAAGTGGGGCTTACCAACATTGGATATTGATGCCGAGTTTAAAGACAACGAGATGAAAATGCGGAAAGACATGATGAACGATGCCGCCGAAATGCTGGAAGCTGCCGGTCTCAAAAATGTGACCACCTACGATAACGGTTCTTATCCCGGCATGGCTATCCACGAAATGGGTACCGCTCGCATGGGTCGCGATCCAAAAACTTCGGTACTAAATGCTTTTAATCAATTGCACGAAGTAAAAAATGTATTTGTAACCGATGGCGCCTGCATGACTTCAGCTGCCTGTCAAAATCCATCGCTTACCTACATGGCCTTAACGGCCCGGGCTGCTGATTTTGCCGTTAAAGAACTGAAGAAAGGTAATATCGCCTGA
- a CDS encoding glycosyltransferase produces the protein MRKLKVLMLGWEFPPIVAGGLGAACYGISKSLAGKVDLTLILPKSDPDFILQNVDLTGLNNIDIQNIKAAFTKPEYSAFGDVMYVPANILPYENAEEALTIVPETKSELIENTATTTPPVKVAYHPVTITEPVEELNVFGHTSLEKMDANSAVIQYARYATRLASHKDFDIIYAHDWMTFLAGVELKLVSGKPLVVHVHSLSYDRAGKDSQGWIYELEKQALDKADFIIPVSEYTAKIIQTQYGILPERIQPVYNGIDSKQPVRKDKAPDADKIVLFLGRITEQKGAAYFLDIAAKVLEKNKDVQFVMAGTGNQLQELLTSDQYLQLDNKFEFTGFLDREKVENLLAIADVYCMPSVSEPFGLSAIEAAQFGVPAVISNQSGAAEVLHSALKADYNDIETMAAHILALLEDEALREKVIADSYQDIESLTWEKTSEEILDVLEKVVEQA, from the coding sequence ATGAGAAAGCTAAAAGTATTGATGTTAGGTTGGGAATTTCCCCCAATTGTTGCCGGCGGATTGGGTGCTGCCTGTTATGGTATCTCTAAATCTCTGGCCGGAAAGGTCGATCTTACGCTGATCCTACCTAAATCGGATCCGGATTTTATTTTGCAAAATGTTGATTTAACGGGCCTTAACAACATCGATATTCAAAACATTAAAGCAGCGTTTACTAAGCCGGAGTATTCTGCTTTTGGTGATGTGATGTATGTACCCGCTAATATTCTGCCTTACGAAAATGCTGAAGAAGCATTGACTATTGTACCGGAAACAAAGAGCGAACTAATAGAAAATACAGCTACCACAACTCCACCGGTTAAAGTTGCTTATCATCCAGTAACCATTACCGAGCCGGTGGAAGAATTAAATGTATTTGGCCACACCAGCCTGGAAAAAATGGATGCCAACTCCGCGGTTATTCAATATGCCCGCTATGCTACCCGGCTGGCTTCGCATAAAGATTTTGATATTATTTATGCCCACGATTGGATGACCTTTTTAGCGGGGGTAGAGTTAAAATTGGTGAGCGGCAAACCATTAGTCGTGCACGTGCACTCTTTAAGCTACGACCGGGCCGGTAAAGACAGCCAAGGCTGGATTTACGAATTGGAAAAACAAGCTTTGGATAAAGCCGATTTTATTATTCCGGTAAGTGAGTATACGGCTAAAATCATACAAACCCAGTATGGTATTTTGCCGGAGCGGATACAACCAGTTTACAATGGCATAGACTCGAAGCAACCGGTTCGGAAAGATAAAGCACCGGACGCAGATAAAATTGTTTTGTTTTTGGGCCGGATAACCGAACAAAAAGGTGCCGCCTATTTCCTAGACATTGCCGCCAAAGTATTGGAGAAAAACAAAGATGTGCAATTTGTAATGGCGGGCACGGGTAATCAGTTGCAAGAACTGTTAACCTCAGACCAATATTTACAACTGGATAACAAATTTGAATTTACCGGCTTCCTGGATCGCGAGAAAGTAGAAAACTTATTGGCTATTGCGGATGTGTATTGTATGCCTTCGGTATCGGAGCCTTTTGGCTTATCCGCCATAGAAGCAGCACAGTTTGGGGTGCCGGCGGTTATCTCTAACCAATCAGGGGCCGCGGAAGTACTGCACAGTGCTTTAAAAGCAGATTACAATGATATTGAAACTATGGCTGCGCACATTCTTGCTTTACTGGAAGATGAAGCTTTACGCGAAAAAGTAATTGCTGATTCGTACCAGGATATTGAATCTCTTACCTGGGAAAAAACCTCCGAAGAAATTCTGGATGTTCTGGAAAAAGTAGTAGAGCAAGCCTGA